A single Methylomonas sp. AM2-LC DNA region contains:
- a CDS encoding HAMP domain-containing sensor histidine kinase translates to MENLLIQIKHPLLKNFLRYLIAMLILAIAIFLRFWLLPVEAGYPHLTIYPATILCFLLCGLGPGILVTLISTVLTFYFFVKPHYTFDLSDEALIVLPIYLISSLMLGFIVMKSQNFAKKLQLANDKLNLTLNSQRRFIENASHQLRTPLAGLKVQAERAISAKDLETIKPALLQIKNSADRIAHLSTQLLVLARSESTMQKSSRFKTLDLSRLARLCCMDWVPKALERDIDLGFDAPVEPLYISGDETLLWELLSNLLDNAVRYGHPGGEINVKIEANTKVSLIVEDNGPGIHSQETDKVFERFYRIPDSPGDGCGLGLAIVKEIANLHEAQVTVGIGLLGHGTRFEISFEKSARNGTHGKSKQDKKHFLKLLIGALSPIPRNISNTLKSNKIAK, encoded by the coding sequence ATGGAGAATTTGTTGATTCAAATTAAGCACCCACTGTTAAAAAATTTTCTCAGATACTTGATTGCAATGCTCATATTGGCAATCGCCATTTTTTTGCGTTTTTGGCTTTTACCCGTGGAAGCCGGCTACCCGCATTTAACCATTTACCCAGCAACCATTCTTTGCTTTCTGCTTTGCGGCTTGGGACCCGGTATCCTTGTTACATTGATCAGTACAGTACTCACCTTTTACTTTTTTGTGAAACCGCATTATACATTCGATCTGAGTGACGAAGCCCTGATTGTTTTGCCGATCTATTTAATATCCTCTTTAATGTTAGGCTTCATTGTCATGAAATCGCAAAATTTCGCAAAGAAACTTCAGTTGGCTAATGACAAACTGAATCTAACCTTAAACTCACAAAGGCGCTTCATTGAAAACGCTTCGCATCAACTGCGCACGCCGCTTGCCGGATTGAAAGTCCAGGCGGAACGGGCGATATCCGCTAAGGATTTGGAGACGATCAAACCCGCATTGCTGCAAATCAAAAACTCAGCCGATAGGATCGCGCATTTAAGTACGCAATTGCTGGTGTTGGCACGATCAGAGTCTACCATGCAAAAATCATCAAGATTTAAAACACTGGACTTAAGTAGGCTTGCCCGATTATGCTGCATGGATTGGGTTCCCAAGGCACTAGAAAGGGATATCGATCTGGGTTTTGATGCTCCAGTCGAGCCATTGTATATTAGCGGTGATGAAACATTACTATGGGAATTGCTAAGCAACCTCCTAGACAATGCTGTGCGTTATGGCCACCCCGGTGGAGAAATCAACGTCAAAATCGAGGCGAATACCAAAGTATCATTGATCGTTGAAGACAATGGACCTGGCATCCATTCGCAGGAGACGGATAAAGTTTTCGAGCGTTTTTATCGCATTCCAGACAGTCCCGGCGATGGCTGCGGATTGGGTCTAGCCATTGTCAAAGAGATTGCCAACCTACATGAAGCTCAAGTGACAGTCGGTATTGGCTTGCTTGGTCACGGAACTCGATTTGAGATTTCATTTGAGAAAAGCGCCCGCAATGGAACCCATGGCAAATCAAAGCAGGATAAAAAGCATTTTCTCAAGTTGCTTATCGGGGCTCTAAGCCCTATACCACGTAATATTTCCAATACATTAAAAAGCAATAAGATAGCAAAATGA
- a CDS encoding response regulator transcription factor, with amino-acid sequence MRILVVEDDAVLGDGLSQMLIDNGFTVTLAVTGGYADCVLRTHTYDLVILDLGLPDIDGRDVLRQLRARKSSVPVLILTARDRLYDRVGGLELGADDYMTKPFEVSELVARIRALLRRSQGGFNHTVILGPLVLDTLNHQISVDEEPLFLPMREYGVLEILMLQIGRVVNKNSIAQWLSMESADLTDNAIEVYVHRLRKRLEPIGISIRTVRGLGYLLERNAKE; translated from the coding sequence ATGAGAATCTTAGTTGTTGAGGATGATGCGGTGTTAGGGGATGGTCTTTCTCAAATGCTCATCGACAATGGATTTACTGTTACGCTAGCCGTGACTGGGGGCTATGCGGACTGCGTGCTACGGACGCATACCTACGACTTGGTAATTCTGGATCTTGGTTTGCCCGATATTGATGGTCGGGACGTTTTGCGGCAATTACGAGCGCGTAAATCCTCCGTGCCAGTTCTAATTCTAACCGCACGAGATAGACTTTATGATCGGGTGGGCGGACTCGAACTTGGCGCCGATGACTATATGACCAAGCCTTTCGAGGTTTCGGAACTGGTTGCCAGAATTCGAGCATTACTGCGCAGAAGCCAAGGTGGTTTTAATCATACTGTCATACTCGGTCCGCTTGTGCTTGACACCCTCAACCATCAAATCAGCGTCGATGAGGAGCCATTGTTTTTGCCAATGCGTGAGTATGGGGTACTTGAAATCCTAATGTTACAAATTGGACGAGTCGTTAATAAAAATAGTATTGCCCAGTGGCTTTCCATGGAATCTGCCGACCTGACCGACAACGCCATTGAAGTTTATGTACATAGACTACGTAAACGGCTAGAACCAATAGGAATCAGCATAAGAACCGTGCGGGGATTGGGTTATTTATTGGAGAGGAATGCTAAAGAATAA
- a CDS encoding SulP family inorganic anion transporter: protein MSSNIHYYIHYLRNDLSASIVVFLVALPLCLGVALASGAPLFSGIIAGIVGGIVVSWASGSQLSVSGPAAGLTVIDSNAIETLGSYSGFLLSLVIAGCLQIIFGSLKAGLIGAFFPTSVIKGMLAAIGLILLIKQIPHATGYDISYEGDESYMQENAESSIFELLQALNGITPAVMLVSVVALLILIVWDTKFIKRINILRMVPGPLMAVVWGVSYNYWALQYVPEWAIGSKHLVTLPELSFIDQLQLPNFNLFTNPKIYSIALSLAIIASLETLLSLEAVDKLDPQKRIAPTNRELKAQGFGNIISGMLGGLPITAVIVRSSANINAGGQTRVSSFIHGVLLLLSILFCASLLNTIPIACLAAILLQTAYKLAKPKLFIEFYRKGWNQFLPFVITVLAILITDLLMGIAIGLVSGFFFVLKANFHSAITLTRHGSHYLLRMHKDVSFLNKALLRKYLREISDESELIIDGNKAQFIDHDILETISDFLLVAPSRSITVEIQGLKVDSIT, encoded by the coding sequence ATGAGCTCCAATATTCACTATTACATACACTATTTACGTAACGACTTATCAGCAAGTATTGTGGTTTTTCTAGTAGCATTACCCTTGTGTCTTGGTGTAGCTTTGGCTTCTGGAGCTCCGCTGTTTTCAGGAATTATTGCTGGAATCGTGGGTGGCATCGTGGTGTCATGGGCTAGTGGCTCGCAATTAAGCGTATCTGGACCAGCAGCGGGACTGACTGTGATAGATTCCAATGCAATTGAAACTTTAGGCAGTTATAGTGGTTTTTTATTAAGTTTGGTCATTGCAGGTTGCTTACAAATCATATTCGGCTCTCTGAAAGCTGGATTGATTGGCGCTTTTTTTCCCACATCGGTGATTAAAGGCATGCTGGCCGCGATTGGATTGATTTTACTGATTAAACAGATACCCCACGCAACCGGCTATGACATCAGTTATGAGGGGGACGAAAGCTACATGCAGGAAAATGCTGAATCCAGCATTTTTGAACTGCTGCAAGCTCTGAATGGCATAACGCCCGCTGTAATGTTGGTTAGCGTTGTCGCGCTGTTAATTCTGATAGTTTGGGACACTAAATTTATCAAACGAATTAATATCTTACGAATGGTGCCCGGACCTTTAATGGCAGTAGTCTGGGGAGTCAGTTATAACTACTGGGCTTTGCAATATGTGCCAGAATGGGCTATTGGGTCGAAGCATCTGGTTACATTGCCGGAATTAAGTTTTATTGACCAGCTGCAACTGCCGAATTTCAATTTATTCACTAATCCGAAAATATACAGTATTGCATTAAGCTTGGCGATTATAGCCAGCTTGGAAACGTTATTGAGTCTGGAGGCGGTAGATAAATTAGATCCGCAAAAACGTATTGCACCCACCAACCGCGAACTTAAAGCCCAAGGTTTCGGTAATATTATTAGCGGCATGCTTGGAGGTTTGCCCATTACAGCGGTGATTGTACGCAGCTCTGCTAATATTAATGCCGGTGGGCAAACACGGGTGTCAAGCTTTATCCATGGCGTGTTGCTGCTGCTAAGCATTTTGTTCTGCGCAAGTTTACTTAATACTATCCCCATTGCTTGTTTGGCGGCAATTCTTTTACAAACCGCTTATAAACTGGCTAAACCAAAATTGTTTATAGAGTTCTACAGGAAAGGCTGGAATCAATTTTTGCCGTTTGTGATTACCGTGCTGGCAATTTTAATTACCGATCTGCTGATGGGTATTGCAATTGGCTTGGTCAGTGGATTCTTTTTTGTTTTAAAGGCTAACTTTCATTCGGCAATCACCTTGACTCGACACGGTTCTCATTACTTATTGCGCATGCACAAAGATGTCTCTTTCCTCAATAAGGCTCTGTTACGGAAATATTTGCGCGAAATATCGGATGAAAGTGAATTAATAATTGATGGCAATAAAGCTCAGTTCATTGATCATGATATTCTTGAAACCATTTCAGACTTTTTGCTGGTTGCGCCTAGCCGTAGTATCACTGTGGAAATACAAGGGCTTAAAGTTGATAGTATAACTTAG
- the can gene encoding carbonate dehydratase, with product MLNPEKLLLENRAWSEDVISRDPHFFENLAKEQTPEFLWIGCSDSRVPAETVVNAQPGEVFVHRNIANQVINTDFNCLSVLQYAIEVLHVKHIIVCGHYGCGGVKAALEKQKSGLVITNKWLMHIKDLYRLHQDDLIALNPDKMLDRLIELNIIEQVYRLAHTSIIQFAWKHGHKPTIHGWVYGLENGLLHELIKLDENSPINKIYQHAD from the coding sequence ATGCTAAATCCAGAAAAATTACTATTAGAAAACAGAGCTTGGTCGGAAGATGTTATTAGCCGGGATCCTCATTTTTTTGAAAATCTTGCCAAAGAACAAACGCCCGAGTTTTTGTGGATAGGCTGTTCAGATAGCAGAGTACCCGCTGAAACGGTTGTTAATGCTCAGCCTGGTGAAGTTTTTGTACACCGCAATATTGCCAATCAGGTAATTAATACCGATTTTAATTGCCTGAGTGTATTGCAATACGCTATCGAGGTGCTTCACGTTAAACATATTATCGTCTGTGGGCATTATGGTTGTGGTGGTGTTAAAGCCGCACTGGAAAAGCAAAAATCGGGCTTAGTGATCACCAACAAATGGCTAATGCATATTAAAGATCTGTATCGTTTACATCAGGATGATTTGATTGCACTGAATCCCGATAAAATGTTGGATCGACTCATCGAATTGAATATTATCGAACAGGTATACCGTTTAGCGCACACATCAATTATTCAATTTGCTTGGAAACATGGTCATAAACCGACTATACATGGCTGGGTATATGGCTTAGAAAATGGTTTGCTGCATGAGTTGATCAAGCTGGATGAAAATAGCCCAATCAACAAAATTTATCAACATGCGGATTAA
- a CDS encoding caspase family protein — protein MSIRKRLFLVLAFLSLAIFQLQCLAADIQPEPQPYYDNALGKKTLLYSGGSYALMIGMSNYLGENKGGWDTLNNVPEETERLSHTLRKHGFQIIAKPNLDYISLQTVFKEFFATYGQNSENRLVVYYSGHGWTDKDNKVGYIVPIDAPNEAANITQLRIKALSMPSIVDQVKSLVKARHALLIFDSCFSGMIFKDMGYTTSPTLTNDDMTQYILSTGHSPVRQFITAGDENDRLPTDGTFVKVLTQALEGDYPEIVHGGFLSGIELGDFLKKKLSTYTGNTQHPLSKPIPNPDLDKGDIVFQFDQFKGVNRLELAKPKTDNLLLSQPQQITPAPALTSNSQLLPDAPIYFKPCLADTHNVIVASFPNSANNSEAIDKLQIFRNQFPEFRFKLWTTVARDGQSNEQFAIVAGHGLNQVEAQTLVNRLRTAGVAKDAYSTKQEWGARCIDESANDG, from the coding sequence ATGTCGATTAGAAAGCGTTTATTTTTGGTACTGGCATTTCTATCGTTAGCTATTTTTCAACTTCAATGTCTGGCAGCGGATATTCAACCAGAGCCGCAACCCTATTATGATAACGCTTTAGGCAAGAAGACCCTGCTGTATAGTGGTGGAAGTTATGCACTGATGATAGGCATGTCTAATTATCTTGGCGAAAACAAAGGTGGTTGGGATACGCTTAATAATGTGCCAGAAGAAACCGAGCGTCTAAGCCATACCCTCAGGAAGCACGGCTTTCAAATTATCGCAAAACCCAATTTAGATTACATCTCCCTGCAAACAGTTTTCAAAGAGTTTTTTGCCACCTACGGGCAGAATAGTGAAAACAGGCTAGTGGTTTATTATTCTGGGCATGGCTGGACTGATAAAGACAACAAGGTGGGTTATATTGTACCCATCGACGCACCTAACGAAGCAGCCAATATAACGCAGTTGCGCATAAAAGCGTTGTCCATGCCCAGCATAGTTGACCAAGTTAAGAGTTTGGTTAAAGCCAGACATGCACTGTTAATCTTTGATAGTTGTTTTTCCGGGATGATATTCAAAGATATGGGATATACAACAAGTCCAACCTTAACTAATGATGATATGACGCAATATATCCTCTCCACCGGTCATTCGCCTGTTAGGCAATTCATCACCGCTGGCGATGAAAACGATAGGTTGCCCACGGACGGTACTTTTGTCAAAGTGCTAACACAGGCCTTGGAAGGCGATTACCCGGAAATTGTGCATGGTGGCTTTTTAAGCGGTATAGAACTGGGCGATTTTCTCAAAAAAAAGTTATCCACTTACACTGGCAATACTCAGCATCCGCTGTCAAAACCCATTCCCAATCCTGATCTTGATAAAGGTGATATTGTTTTTCAGTTCGATCAGTTCAAGGGGGTAAATCGTTTAGAACTGGCTAAGCCAAAGACTGATAACCTGTTATTAAGCCAACCCCAGCAAATAACGCCAGCGCCAGCCCTGACTTCAAATAGCCAATTATTACCAGATGCTCCAATCTACTTTAAACCCTGCTTGGCTGATACGCATAATGTCATCGTGGCATCCTTTCCCAATTCTGCCAATAACTCTGAAGCGATTGATAAATTGCAGATTTTCCGCAATCAATTTCCAGAGTTTAGGTTCAAGCTGTGGACCACTGTAGCTAGAGATGGTCAGAGTAACGAACAATTTGCCATTGTTGCCGGTCACGGCTTAAATCAGGTTGAAGCACAGACTTTGGTAAACCGTTTAAGAACCGCAGGCGTCGCAAAAGATGCTTATAGCACCAAACAAGAGTGGGGTGCCAGATGCATAGATGAATCCGCTAACGATGGTTGA
- a CDS encoding protein-methionine-sulfoxide reductase heme-binding subunit MsrQ, whose translation MKLSTQQLKTYSIGLCLVPLLGIVFDILTNNLGANAMQALHIRLGDWALRFLCITLLISPLQSMTKWRGMADFRQLFGLFSFFYAFLHVLAYLLLDFQGQWSLIYIDILESSYLWFGLITFVILLLLAISSPNAAKKRLGVKWKKLHRFIYLAAATAVLHFLWQLKGNMAEPLFYMLIIGLLLLFRVVNYYKNRKFSKLMLPIGRKKVIDE comes from the coding sequence ATGAAACTATCCACACAGCAACTCAAAACCTATAGTATCGGTTTATGCCTGGTTCCATTGCTGGGTATAGTGTTTGATATTTTAACCAATAATTTGGGTGCTAATGCCATGCAAGCCCTACATATCCGCTTAGGTGATTGGGCGTTACGGTTTTTGTGCATTACCCTGCTTATTTCTCCCCTGCAAAGCATGACTAAATGGCGAGGTATGGCCGATTTTAGACAATTGTTTGGTTTATTCAGTTTTTTTTATGCCTTTCTGCACGTACTGGCCTATCTGTTATTAGATTTTCAAGGTCAATGGTCGCTTATCTATATCGACATTCTGGAAAGTAGTTATCTGTGGTTTGGATTAATTACCTTTGTGATTTTATTATTGCTGGCCATCAGTTCTCCAAACGCCGCTAAAAAAAGATTGGGCGTAAAATGGAAGAAACTGCACCGTTTTATCTATCTAGCTGCTGCCACTGCTGTGCTGCATTTTCTATGGCAATTAAAAGGTAATATGGCAGAGCCGCTGTTTTATATGCTAATTATTGGTTTATTGCTTTTATTTCGCGTGGTTAATTATTATAAAAACCGCAAATTCAGTAAATTAATGCTACCCATTGGACGCAAGAAAGTAATTGACGAATAA
- the msrP gene encoding protein-methionine-sulfoxide reductase catalytic subunit MsrP, translating to MSINLIKAIPGTEITDEEIFVNRRAFIKSMGVGVGIVSSLSPFKSLFASDKEPKLLESTPLKLIENYNNYYEFSFKKEDVNTLAQSLRIDPWSVEISGEVEKPTVFHLEDLLKRFPAQERLYRFRCVEGWSMVVPWQGFPLADLLQAVKPLSTAHFVRLVSTSQPEAMPNLSKNAMLQWPYEEGLRMDEAMHPLTLLASGMYGKSLAKQNGAPLRLVVPWKYGFKSIKAIVKIELLKRAPLTTWNRFAPNEYGFYANVNPAVPHPRWSQNSERLLSNELWTPRRTTELFNGYAEQVAHLYSAMDLRHFF from the coding sequence ATGTCTATTAACCTAATTAAAGCAATTCCAGGTACCGAGATTACGGATGAAGAAATTTTTGTTAATCGCCGTGCATTTATTAAAAGCATGGGTGTTGGTGTGGGTATAGTCAGCAGTTTATCCCCATTTAAAAGTTTGTTTGCCAGTGACAAAGAACCGAAACTATTGGAGTCTACCCCACTTAAACTCATCGAAAATTATAATAATTATTACGAATTTAGTTTTAAAAAAGAAGATGTTAATACTCTTGCGCAATCGCTGCGCATTGATCCGTGGTCGGTGGAAATTAGTGGTGAAGTGGAGAAGCCGACAGTTTTTCATTTAGAAGATTTACTAAAACGCTTTCCAGCACAAGAGCGCCTATATCGGTTTCGCTGTGTGGAAGGATGGTCTATGGTGGTGCCGTGGCAAGGATTTCCTTTAGCCGATTTATTGCAAGCGGTTAAACCTTTATCTACCGCGCACTTTGTCAGGCTGGTATCTACCAGCCAACCCGAAGCAATGCCAAATTTGAGCAAAAATGCCATGTTGCAGTGGCCTTACGAAGAGGGATTACGCATGGACGAAGCTATGCATCCATTAACCTTACTAGCCAGCGGTATGTATGGTAAAAGCCTGGCTAAACAAAATGGTGCTCCCTTGCGCTTGGTAGTGCCGTGGAAATACGGTTTTAAAAGTATCAAAGCCATCGTAAAAATTGAGTTACTTAAACGAGCGCCCTTAACCACCTGGAATCGCTTTGCACCCAATGAGTATGGGTTTTACGCCAATGTTAATCCCGCCGTGCCACATCCACGCTGGAGTCAAAATAGTGAACGCTTATTAAGTAACGAACTATGGACACCGCGACGCACAACCGAATTGTTTAACGGCTATGCTGAACAGGTGGCTCATCTTTATAGTGCAATGGATTTAAGGCATTTTTTCTAA
- a CDS encoding sterol desaturase family protein encodes MQDTIDTNAGMPYLVALFSLAAVFFVLLLVLEKRHPYRTFPIQVQKNSFVTNTSVFLLNNLILTILKASSLFLVAEKFSGSGLLANMDDGILKSLLAFALFDLAIYGWHYAGHKLEWMWRFHKVHHSDKSFNVSTGIRFHVFDLLLEIIYKCVFVVVIGVNAYLILAIEIVELFFIFFHHANIRLQIEPQLSAWIITPSLHRTHHSTLRNEHDSNYGIVLAVWDKLFGTRLEHEPEQIGLNLMAAENVVQLFSLAFITERQMKKILSLIPNNKKK; translated from the coding sequence ATGCAAGATACTATTGATACAAACGCAGGTATGCCTTATTTGGTGGCATTATTCAGTTTAGCTGCCGTGTTTTTTGTGTTGTTACTGGTGTTGGAAAAGCGTCATCCTTACCGCACTTTTCCCATACAGGTACAAAAAAACTCTTTTGTAACCAATACCTCAGTGTTTCTATTAAACAATCTGATACTGACCATACTTAAAGCGTCTTCATTGTTTCTGGTGGCAGAAAAATTCTCGGGTAGCGGTCTGTTGGCAAACATGGATGACGGCATTTTGAAAAGCCTACTTGCGTTTGCATTATTTGATCTGGCTATTTACGGTTGGCATTACGCTGGACATAAACTGGAATGGATGTGGCGATTTCATAAAGTTCATCATAGCGATAAAAGCTTTAATGTCAGTACGGGTATACGCTTTCATGTTTTCGATTTACTTTTGGAAATAATCTACAAATGTGTTTTTGTCGTGGTAATAGGCGTAAATGCCTATCTGATCTTAGCTATTGAGATAGTTGAATTATTTTTTATTTTTTTCCACCATGCCAATATCCGTTTACAGATAGAGCCACAACTTTCCGCCTGGATTATCACACCATCATTACACCGTACCCATCATTCTACTTTGCGCAATGAACACGACAGCAATTACGGCATCGTACTGGCAGTATGGGACAAACTGTTCGGTACGCGCTTGGAGCATGAGCCTGAACAGATCGGTTTAAACTTAATGGCTGCCGAAAACGTAGTGCAACTATTTTCACTGGCATTTATTACCGAACGCCAAATGAAAAAAATACTGAGTTTGATACCCAATAACAAGAAAAAGTAA
- a CDS encoding PAS domain-containing protein, producing MTFIIDKENSLIPQVLSAILDECVNGVTLADPDLEDAPIIYANKAFEKLTGYSQEDIIGFNCRFLQGEDREQEARYKIAEAMRNHQATEVTLRNYKKDGQLFHNRLKIIPLFDKKQRVVYYLGVQYDISEQVQAANEIQQLSSLLEALAPQS from the coding sequence ATGACATTTATAATTGATAAAGAAAACAGTTTAATTCCACAAGTATTGTCAGCTATTTTGGATGAATGCGTTAATGGAGTAACCCTGGCAGATCCTGATTTGGAAGATGCACCAATCATTTACGCTAACAAAGCCTTTGAAAAATTAACAGGCTATAGTCAAGAAGATATTATCGGTTTTAATTGTCGGTTTTTACAGGGCGAAGACCGTGAACAAGAAGCGCGATATAAAATTGCTGAGGCAATGCGTAACCATCAGGCGACAGAGGTAACTCTTAGAAACTACAAAAAAGATGGTCAATTATTTCACAACCGTTTAAAAATTATACCCTTATTTGATAAAAAACAACGGGTAGTCTATTACCTGGGTGTGCAATACGATATCAGCGAACAAGTACAAGCAGCCAATGAAATACAACAACTGTCTTCGTTACTGGAAGCTTTAGCTCCCCAAAGTTAG
- a CDS encoding EAL domain-containing protein, whose product MHSKINVFPVNSELRELAEQRLLAKQEIRLDEKTQDKRLIHELQVHQIELEIQNEELRSTHTDLEISQARYFELYDLAPVGYITMNEQSLILEANLTASKWFGKTPNELINRPLTQFIAFDDQDIYYRASKLLTENGRLEAVDIRLAKSDSTDFWVRLEANQAKNIDNSKIFRLVMSDINKRMANIENMQQAAAIFECVREGVIITDANTRILIVNQAFCRLTGYFNYEVIGKTPGTFKSGHQDSSFYAAMWAEINKTGYWQGEIWNRRKNGEFYPALLSISAIRNIRDQITHYVGVFSDNTQINDAFARLDYLAHHDPLTGLANRLLLFSRLEHCISISHRESKSAALLILDLDRFKDVNDSFGHLIGDELLKQVGKKLSNRLRDIDTITRLGGDEFALLLEDLTHPQDAAIVATDIIAALSEPWLLSSGIEIHIGASVGISLFPDNGKTSEELLKQADAALYRAKAEGRGNFKYYSENLTHASLRRVNLESMLRRAISKHELVVNYQPQIEIATGNIIGAEALLRWNCHEEGIIPPGQFIPIAEETGLIKEIGTWVLTETCLQGQRWIKAGLPLLKLAVNLSAHQFRHHDIAATVTQVLKETGFPAEYLELEITESALMERETEVVLILNRLRALGVRLAIDDFGTGYSSLAYLKHFPIDILKIDKSFVNDIPQLEDDMEIAAAIIGMGHILRLKVLAEGVETVEQFNFLKEKGCDYFQGYYKSKAVSAEEFAALFY is encoded by the coding sequence ATGCACAGCAAAATTAATGTGTTTCCAGTCAATTCAGAATTACGTGAACTGGCTGAACAGCGTCTACTCGCTAAACAAGAAATTCGTTTAGATGAGAAAACGCAAGACAAACGATTGATCCACGAACTGCAAGTTCATCAAATAGAATTGGAAATTCAGAATGAAGAACTGCGTTCTACGCACACCGATCTGGAGATTAGTCAGGCACGTTATTTTGAATTATACGATTTGGCACCAGTTGGCTATATCACCATGAACGAGCAGAGTCTCATATTAGAGGCCAATTTAACCGCCAGCAAATGGTTTGGTAAAACCCCCAATGAATTAATCAATCGACCATTAACACAATTTATAGCATTCGATGATCAGGATATTTATTATCGAGCTAGCAAGCTGTTAACTGAAAACGGAAGGCTGGAGGCTGTTGATATACGCTTAGCTAAATCAGATAGTACTGACTTCTGGGTCAGGCTTGAAGCCAATCAGGCTAAGAATATTGATAACAGTAAAATATTTCGTTTGGTGATGAGCGATATTAACAAACGCATGGCAAATATAGAAAATATGCAACAAGCTGCTGCTATATTTGAGTGCGTGCGTGAGGGAGTCATCATTACTGATGCTAATACTCGCATTCTAATTGTTAACCAGGCTTTCTGTAGATTAACTGGATATTTTAACTATGAAGTGATTGGAAAAACACCAGGCACTTTTAAATCGGGTCATCAAGATAGTAGTTTTTATGCTGCGATGTGGGCTGAAATAAATAAAACAGGCTACTGGCAGGGCGAAATCTGGAACCGACGCAAAAATGGCGAATTTTATCCTGCGTTGTTGAGCATCAGTGCCATACGTAATATACGTGATCAAATTACACATTATGTTGGTGTATTTTCCGACAATACCCAGATAAATGATGCATTTGCACGTCTAGATTATTTGGCGCACCATGACCCATTAACCGGATTAGCTAACCGATTATTGTTATTCTCGCGCCTTGAGCATTGTATTTCGATATCGCATCGTGAAAGTAAATCGGCAGCCTTGCTTATACTGGATTTAGATCGATTTAAAGACGTTAATGATAGTTTTGGGCATTTGATCGGTGACGAATTATTAAAACAAGTCGGGAAAAAATTATCGAACCGGCTTCGTGATATTGATACCATAACCCGATTAGGTGGTGATGAATTTGCGTTACTGTTAGAAGATTTAACCCATCCACAAGATGCCGCAATTGTCGCTACCGATATTATTGCAGCACTGAGTGAACCCTGGCTGCTATCGAGTGGAATTGAAATACATATTGGTGCCAGCGTGGGTATCAGTTTATTCCCTGATAATGGAAAAACTTCAGAAGAGCTTCTAAAACAGGCCGATGCGGCTTTGTACCGCGCTAAAGCTGAAGGGCGTGGAAATTTTAAATATTATTCAGAAAACCTTACCCATGCTTCTTTGCGTCGCGTAAACTTAGAATCAATGCTACGCAGAGCAATCAGTAAACATGAGCTTGTTGTTAATTATCAGCCACAGATAGAAATTGCAACTGGCAATATTATTGGTGCTGAAGCACTTTTACGTTGGAACTGCCATGAGGAGGGCATCATACCCCCTGGTCAGTTTATACCTATTGCAGAAGAAACTGGGCTAATCAAAGAAATTGGTACATGGGTACTGACAGAAACCTGCTTACAAGGACAACGCTGGATTAAAGCGGGGTTACCACTGCTAAAATTAGCTGTCAATCTTTCCGCTCATCAGTTCCGGCATCATGATATCGCCGCGACAGTAACACAGGTACTAAAAGAGACAGGTTTTCCTGCTGAGTATCTGGAATTGGAAATAACAGAAAGTGCTCTAATGGAAAGAGAAACAGAAGTGGTATTAATCTTAAACCGTTTACGTGCTTTAGGTGTACGGTTAGCCATTGATGATTTTGGTACGGGTTATTCTTCATTGGCTTATCTAAAACATTTTCCAATAGATATTCTAAAAATTGATAAATCGTTTGTTAATGATATACCTCAACTTGAAGATGATATGGAAATTGCTGCCGCTATTATTGGCATGGGACATATCCTACGTTTAAAAGTACTTGCAGAAGGCGTTGAAACGGTGGAACAGTTTAATTTTCTAAAAGAGAAGGGCTGTGACTATTTTCAGGGCTATTATAAAAGCAAGGCTGTGTCTGCTGAAGAATTTGCAGCATTATTTTATTAA